From the Pseudanabaena sp. FACHB-2040 genome, one window contains:
- a CDS encoding phosphotransferase, producing the protein MPPAQPPQQMQSPQPPDDDRFQLAVQAASEVARSYGLVFEHPVALQSTSNVIVHLQPTGVVARIAAVPSTIRAGDAWFIRELAVAKHLVAASAPIIPPSRQIDPGPHQHNGFTLSFWDYVQILPEPFDPVLAGRALRVCHWALNSFTQELPVLALITEAKRLLSQLTTQGTFAPADAALLAQVSAPYEERLHGLPMQPLHGDSHSGNVLHTSIGVLWADWEDAFIGPIEWDLASLVANPYVFGVDQDKAEAALWGYGTYDPQVLALCIEIRTFVALVWSAIQHQQQPSPQHQERIEYRLNWFRQRQKGNE; encoded by the coding sequence ATGCCGCCAGCCCAACCACCTCAGCAAATGCAATCCCCACAGCCCCCTGACGATGACCGTTTTCAGCTAGCAGTGCAGGCCGCCAGCGAAGTTGCCCGTAGCTATGGTCTTGTCTTTGAGCATCCTGTAGCGCTGCAAAGCACCAGCAATGTCATAGTGCATTTGCAACCTACTGGAGTCGTTGCCCGCATCGCCGCTGTTCCCAGCACCATCCGCGCTGGCGATGCTTGGTTTATCCGTGAGCTGGCAGTGGCAAAGCACTTGGTCGCCGCCAGCGCTCCCATTATTCCACCCAGCCGCCAGATCGACCCCGGCCCCCACCAGCACAACGGTTTCACCCTAAGCTTTTGGGACTATGTGCAAATTCTGCCAGAGCCTTTTGATCCGGTGTTGGCGGGGCGAGCGCTGCGGGTTTGCCACTGGGCACTTAACAGCTTTACCCAAGAGCTGCCCGTGTTGGCCCTGATCACCGAAGCCAAGCGGCTCTTGAGCCAGCTCACCACCCAAGGTACATTTGCCCCCGCTGATGCCGCACTGTTAGCGCAGGTCAGTGCTCCCTATGAGGAGCGACTGCACGGTCTGCCCATGCAGCCCCTCCACGGCGACTCCCACTCTGGCAACGTGCTCCACACTTCCATCGGTGTGCTGTGGGCTGACTGGGAAGACGCCTTTATCGGCCCTATCGAGTGGGACTTGGCCTCCCTGGTGGCAAACCCTTATGTCTTCGGGGTTGACCAAGACAAAGCCGAAGCCGCTCTTTGGGGCTATGGCACTTACGACCCCCAAGTTCTCGCGCTGTGCATTGAGATCCGCACCTTTGTGGCGCTGGTGTGGTCAGCCATTCAGCACCAGCAGCAGCCTAGCCCCCAGCACCAGGAGCGCATTGAGTACCGCCTGAACTGGTTCCGGCAGCGGCAAAAAGGAAACGAATAA
- a CDS encoding caspase family protein has product MAKVALLIGVGEYGAGLNALPGAIKDVEAMQRVLQHSEMGQFDQVKTLANPDPLVMQGEIENLCADRSKDDLILLFFSGHGVKDDSNRLYLATTITRKTAQGELVKSTAVPAHFVNDVMLNSRSKRQVVLLDCCFSGAFAEDMRAKDDGSIDVQTQLGGEGRAVLTSSSSTQYSFEQQGSDLSIYTRFLVEGLETGAADLNGDGIISIDELHEYASRKVQESAPAMKPKIYAVEEGFKIRLAKAPVGDPKLRYRQEVESFASRGEISDIARYTLNTRQNQLGLSTAEAQEIEAQVLKPYQEYKQKLQQYEEALVKELERENPLPDYKRQELKRFQEVLGLESMDIESIRAKLRLPNEEVQSRIFHSRAVRRSVLLGSTALSVLIGVTMMLPRLLELPTSQQTPQIPSEITASSVFKVSGETCPPGSTLVTYEEAIGYKNSLIQKLGEWDIARLAGGGSMTGSGYSYEIRRNNDSPLGHALCKEL; this is encoded by the coding sequence GTGGCTAAGGTTGCCTTATTAATTGGGGTGGGTGAGTATGGGGCGGGCTTGAATGCGCTTCCTGGCGCAATCAAGGATGTTGAAGCGATGCAGCGAGTATTGCAGCATTCGGAGATGGGCCAATTCGATCAGGTCAAAACGTTAGCTAATCCTGATCCTCTTGTAATGCAGGGAGAAATTGAAAATCTATGTGCAGATCGCTCTAAGGATGACCTAATCCTTCTATTTTTCTCAGGTCATGGTGTCAAGGATGATAGTAACAGGCTATATCTAGCAACTACCATCACTCGGAAAACAGCCCAAGGTGAACTGGTTAAATCGACTGCTGTTCCTGCTCACTTTGTAAATGATGTAATGCTAAATAGCCGTTCCAAGCGCCAGGTCGTGCTGCTGGATTGTTGTTTTAGTGGAGCATTTGCCGAAGATATGAGGGCAAAAGATGATGGTTCAATCGATGTTCAAACCCAGTTAGGGGGCGAAGGGCGTGCAGTTCTGACTTCTTCAAGTTCTACCCAATATTCTTTTGAACAGCAGGGGTCAGATCTTTCAATCTACACACGCTTTCTTGTAGAAGGATTGGAAACTGGTGCAGCTGACTTAAACGGTGATGGAATAATTTCCATTGATGAGCTACATGAATACGCGAGTCGAAAGGTTCAAGAATCTGCACCAGCAATGAAGCCCAAAATCTATGCTGTGGAGGAAGGGTTCAAGATTCGTCTAGCTAAAGCGCCTGTCGGTGATCCAAAGCTGAGATATCGCCAAGAAGTAGAAAGTTTTGCCAGTCGAGGCGAAATCTCTGATATTGCACGCTATACACTGAATACTCGACAGAACCAGTTGGGTCTTTCAACCGCAGAAGCACAAGAAATTGAGGCTCAGGTATTAAAGCCTTACCAAGAGTACAAGCAGAAATTGCAGCAGTATGAGGAAGCGTTGGTAAAGGAATTGGAACGCGAGAATCCTTTACCTGATTACAAGCGTCAAGAGCTAAAGCGGTTTCAGGAGGTTTTGGGTTTAGAGAGTATGGATATAGAATCAATTAGAGCAAAATTGCGCTTACCCAACGAAGAAGTTCAATCTAGAATCTTTCATTCGAGAGCAGTTCGACGAAGTGTGCTACTCGGAAGTACAGCTTTATCAGTTTTGATAGGGGTGACTATGATGCTACCTAGACTATTAGAATTACCTACCTCGCAACAGACACCTCAAATACCTTCTGAGATAACTGCCTCATCTGTATTTAAAGTGAGCGGTGAAACTTGCCCGCCTGGCTCTACTCTTGTTACATACGAAGAGGCTATAGGTTACAAAAACTCATTGATTCAGAAATTGGGTGAATGGGATATTGCTCGACTTGCAGGTGGTGGCTCTATGACTGGTTCAGGGTATTCCTATGAAATTCGCAGGAATAATGATAGCCCGTTGGGTCATGCCCTGTGCAAGGAATTGTGA
- a CDS encoding HNH endonuclease, whose product MTDFNPQELATLYSSADINELWQAAQNCPVIDHPNFGKISPNQYRAKYHQKPCPFCGQKMVHGKSAHSTNDKQEAIARGYQYLDGNDKKTINKAGKTYFHPHYVTLDHKLNKARCPERMFDCSNLQIMCWKCNNLKGDNNAFEIQHNLSYLQDLAEGVLHRYPLL is encoded by the coding sequence ATGACTGACTTCAATCCGCAGGAACTAGCCACTCTATATTCAAGTGCTGACATTAACGAATTGTGGCAAGCAGCCCAAAACTGTCCAGTCATCGATCATCCCAACTTCGGCAAGATTAGCCCGAATCAGTATCGCGCCAAATACCATCAAAAGCCGTGCCCTTTTTGCGGCCAGAAAATGGTTCATGGAAAGTCCGCTCATAGTACCAATGACAAGCAGGAAGCAATTGCTCGCGGCTATCAATACTTGGACGGGAATGACAAAAAAACTATCAATAAAGCTGGCAAGACTTACTTTCATCCTCACTACGTCACTCTCGACCACAAGCTAAACAAGGCTCGCTGCCCGGAGCGCATGTTTGACTGTAGCAACCTCCAAATTATGTGCTGGAAGTGCAATAACCTCAAAGGTGATAACAACGCCTTTGAGATTCAGCATAACCTTAGTTATCTTCAGGATCTTGCTGAGGGTGTTCTCCACCGCTACCCACTTCTCTGA
- the arr gene encoding NAD(+)--rifampin ADP-ribosyltransferase, which translates to MQATNDLNLQQFYHGTKADLKPGDLIVPGYNSNYGKRKKAAYVYLTATLDAATWGAELALGEGSGRIYIVEPTGPIADDPNLTDKKYPGNPTKSYRSQDPLRVVGEVMDWQGHSPQEIKTMKDNLERLRQLGIEAIED; encoded by the coding sequence ATGCAAGCCACCAACGACCTGAATTTGCAACAGTTTTACCATGGTACGAAAGCCGACCTGAAACCAGGGGACCTGATCGTGCCAGGCTATAACTCTAACTACGGCAAGAGGAAAAAGGCAGCCTACGTCTATCTGACTGCCACCTTGGATGCGGCCACTTGGGGGGCCGAGCTGGCCCTTGGGGAAGGATCCGGCAGAATCTACATCGTGGAGCCGACCGGCCCAATTGCAGATGATCCCAATCTGACGGATAAGAAATACCCGGGTAATCCGACGAAGTCATATCGCTCTCAGGATCCGCTGCGGGTTGTGGGTGAGGTGATGGATTGGCAGGGGCACTCGCCCCAAGAGATCAAAACCATGAAGGACAACCTTGAGCGACTTAGGCAACTTGGTATTGAGGCCATCGAGGACTAA
- a CDS encoding adenylate kinase, whose protein sequence is MKKVAVFGNAGGGKSTLSKRLAKMTGLPMVALDLLKYKPGGGEVPYEDYKAAHDQLLQQDQWIIDGYGSLDTVWERLEVADTLIYVDMPVLRHYWWVTKRFLKGFVVPPANWPENSPLLKGTLNSYYTVWLCHKKLTPKYREYVHKAKERKQVYYLQSPKDVKEFYRAVELELTK, encoded by the coding sequence GTGAAAAAAGTTGCTGTATTTGGCAATGCTGGAGGCGGGAAATCCACGCTCAGCAAGCGTCTGGCAAAAATGACAGGTTTGCCTATGGTCGCTTTAGACCTCTTGAAGTACAAACCTGGTGGCGGAGAAGTTCCGTACGAAGACTATAAAGCTGCTCACGATCAACTCCTTCAGCAGGACCAGTGGATCATCGATGGATATGGATCATTAGACACAGTATGGGAACGGCTGGAGGTTGCAGACACCTTGATCTATGTTGACATGCCAGTTCTCAGGCACTATTGGTGGGTAACAAAGCGATTCTTGAAAGGCTTTGTAGTTCCACCAGCAAATTGGCCCGAGAACAGTCCGCTCTTAAAGGGTACGCTCAACAGTTATTACACAGTTTGGCTTTGCCACAAGAAGCTCACGCCAAAGTACCGAGAGTATGTGCATAAAGCTAAGGAGAGAAAGCAGGTTTATTATCTTCAGTCGCCTAAGGATGTGAAAGAGTTCTACCGAGCTGTCGAACTAGAACTCACAAAATAA
- the pyrC gene encoding dihydroorotase: protein MQKLTITRPDDWHLHLRDGAALKAVLPHTVRQFARAIIMPNLKPPVRTVADAAAYRDRIFAAIPAGEQFEPLMTLYLTDNTSPEEIIAAKASGFIKAVKYYPAGATTNSDLGVTDIGKCDRIFEAMQQVDLPLLLHGEVTDQDVDMFDREKVFVERHLIPLKQRFPNLRVVLEHVTTSDAVQYVLSANNIAATITPQHLLFNRNVLFQGGIRPHFYCLPILKREEHRHALLQAATSGNPKFFLGTDSAPHPRDGKESSCGCAGCYSALHALELYAEAFESVDALDKLEAFASFYGPDFYQLPRNTEQITLTKTTWRVPDEVPFTESGLVPLRAGQEMTWQMA, encoded by the coding sequence ATGCAAAAGCTTACGATTACTCGACCCGACGACTGGCACTTACATCTGCGCGACGGTGCGGCGCTGAAAGCGGTTCTGCCCCATACGGTGCGTCAGTTTGCCCGCGCGATTATCATGCCGAATTTGAAGCCTCCGGTACGCACTGTTGCGGATGCTGCGGCCTATCGCGATCGCATCTTCGCAGCTATTCCGGCTGGCGAACAGTTTGAGCCGCTAATGACGCTCTATCTCACTGATAACACGAGCCCCGAAGAAATTATTGCGGCTAAAGCATCCGGGTTTATCAAGGCGGTAAAGTACTACCCAGCCGGTGCAACGACCAATTCAGACTTGGGGGTGACGGATATTGGGAAGTGCGATCGCATCTTTGAAGCGATGCAGCAGGTAGACCTGCCTTTACTGCTGCATGGGGAGGTGACCGATCAAGATGTTGATATGTTCGATCGCGAGAAGGTGTTTGTCGAGCGACATTTGATCCCCCTCAAGCAGCGATTTCCTAATCTGCGTGTGGTGCTTGAGCACGTTACGACTTCAGATGCTGTGCAGTATGTCTTGTCTGCCAACAATATCGCTGCAACGATCACGCCACAGCATTTGTTGTTTAACCGCAATGTCCTGTTTCAGGGTGGCATTCGCCCGCATTTTTATTGTCTGCCCATCTTGAAACGGGAGGAGCATCGCCACGCACTTTTGCAAGCGGCAACTTCTGGTAATCCTAAGTTTTTTCTGGGCACCGATAGCGCCCCCCATCCCCGCGATGGTAAGGAAAGTTCTTGTGGCTGCGCGGGTTGCTATTCGGCTCTGCACGCTCTGGAGCTGTATGCAGAAGCGTTTGAGAGCGTTGATGCGTTGGATAAACTTGAAGCTTTTGCCAGTTTCTATGGGCCAGATTTCTATCAGCTTCCGCGTAATACTGAACAGATTACTTTGACCAAGACGACCTGGCGTGTTCCTGATGAAGTGCCATTTACGGAATCTGGGCTTGTGCCTTTACGGGCAGGCCAGGAGATGACGTGGCAAATGGCTTAA
- a CDS encoding aldo/keto reductase, giving the protein MHTYTLPGTDLSVSRVAYGCMNIGGTWDDTPPSTNVQERASRAIKAALETGITLFDHADIYTRGKSEQVFGNVLKASPGLREQIVLQSKCGIRFAGDPQTSDPQRYDFSYEHIVASVEGSLQRLQTDYLDILLLHRPDPLVEPEEVARAFDALQTAGKVRHFGVSNHTAGQIELLQKSVEQPLLINQVELSLLHSYLIDEGIVANVSGVSSALATGTLDYCRNHNILIQAWAPLAGGKLFEPDAEADPALGKTAQLVGQLAEAKQTSREAIVLAWLLRHPAGIQPVVGTTQPERIAACALADEIALTREEWYSLFTAARGRRVP; this is encoded by the coding sequence ATGCACACCTACACGCTGCCGGGCACTGATTTGAGCGTTTCGCGAGTTGCCTATGGCTGCATGAATATTGGCGGAACTTGGGATGATACACCGCCTTCTACAAACGTACAGGAAAGAGCATCTCGGGCCATTAAGGCAGCTCTGGAAACAGGCATCACCCTGTTTGACCATGCAGATATCTACACACGGGGCAAGTCAGAGCAGGTGTTTGGTAACGTGCTCAAAGCCTCGCCAGGTTTGCGTGAGCAAATTGTGCTTCAGTCAAAGTGCGGTATTCGTTTTGCGGGAGATCCTCAGACTAGCGACCCCCAGCGCTACGACTTTAGCTATGAGCACATCGTTGCGTCGGTAGAGGGCAGTTTGCAAAGACTGCAAACCGACTACCTCGATATTCTGCTGCTGCATCGCCCTGATCCCTTAGTAGAACCCGAGGAAGTCGCGCGAGCATTTGATGCGTTGCAGACAGCAGGCAAGGTGCGCCACTTCGGCGTCAGTAATCATACAGCGGGGCAGATTGAGCTATTGCAAAAGAGTGTGGAGCAGCCGCTACTGATCAATCAGGTAGAGCTAAGCCTGCTGCACTCGTATTTGATTGATGAGGGCATTGTTGCAAACGTGTCTGGCGTTAGCTCGGCCTTGGCAACTGGAACGCTCGACTACTGCCGCAACCACAATATCTTGATCCAGGCTTGGGCACCGCTGGCAGGTGGCAAGCTTTTCGAGCCCGACGCAGAGGCAGATCCGGCATTAGGTAAAACGGCTCAGCTAGTGGGTCAATTGGCTGAGGCAAAGCAGACAAGTCGTGAGGCTATTGTTCTCGCTTGGCTGTTGCGCCATCCTGCGGGCATTCAACCTGTCGTGGGGACAACTCAACCAGAACGGATTGCAGCGTGTGCTTTAGCCGATGAAATCGCTTTGACACGGGAAGAATGGTACTCATTGTTTACAGCCGCTAGGGGTAGGCGGGTTCCTTAA
- a CDS encoding serine hydrolase, with protein MSTASKMAEYLQAYLETGFFMGSALVACAGEVIFHQSYGMANLEHGVLNTSQTKFRIASLTKPFTAAAVLKLQEQGLLDVRHSISAYVPNYPNGEQITIHHLLTNTAGIPNFTSFPDAEKKQPLKVTLDELISWFSDKPLHFVPGERYRPTNSGYVLLAKIIEVASGQSYADYLRQHILEPANMLNSGYDQQELVLPHRASGYLLTEAGYRNPPFWDMSQPSGAGGMYSTTEDLYKWDQALYTDAVLNEHSRNIMFSPLVRVGSSEPKEYCGYGWSIDTHYGRDRQMWYGAIHGFRAILSRYPSEKAVVIALSNVGDVSIERIENDLAAILFNEPYRMPTPPQAINLDSAVYEAYVGEYSGAYEFAPKYNLIITTESKRIFMNFTGEDRMEIFPASSTQFFLKVLDLQLTFKVDETGKASNVIIHQNGRDSVATRMN; from the coding sequence ATGTCAACTGCAAGCAAGATGGCAGAATATCTTCAAGCCTATCTGGAAACAGGTTTCTTTATGGGGTCTGCCTTGGTTGCTTGTGCAGGCGAAGTGATATTTCATCAAAGTTACGGTATGGCAAACCTTGAGCATGGGGTCTTAAACACTTCTCAAACTAAGTTCCGTATCGCTTCGCTCACAAAGCCGTTTACAGCAGCGGCAGTTCTAAAACTTCAGGAACAAGGGTTGCTCGATGTGCGGCACTCCATTTCAGCCTATGTACCTAATTATCCAAACGGTGAGCAAATTACTATTCATCACCTGTTGACTAACACCGCAGGCATTCCCAACTTTACGAGCTTTCCTGATGCCGAAAAGAAGCAACCTCTTAAGGTTACACTCGACGAATTGATCTCTTGGTTCAGCGATAAACCTTTACATTTTGTGCCCGGAGAGCGCTACCGACCGACCAATTCTGGTTACGTGCTTCTAGCAAAAATTATCGAGGTTGCTTCTGGTCAATCCTATGCAGATTACTTACGACAACACATTCTTGAGCCTGCAAATATGCTGAATTCAGGCTATGACCAGCAAGAATTGGTTTTGCCACACCGAGCATCAGGCTACCTCCTAACTGAAGCAGGATATCGAAATCCGCCTTTTTGGGATATGTCACAGCCCTCTGGAGCCGGAGGAATGTACTCAACTACTGAAGATCTTTATAAGTGGGATCAAGCTCTCTATACCGATGCGGTGCTGAATGAACACTCTAGAAATATTATGTTTTCCCCACTCGTTCGCGTAGGTTCAAGTGAACCGAAAGAATACTGCGGCTATGGCTGGAGCATTGATACTCACTATGGACGCGATCGCCAGATGTGGTATGGAGCCATTCATGGTTTTCGTGCAATCTTGTCCCGCTACCCCAGCGAAAAAGCAGTTGTAATTGCATTGAGCAATGTTGGCGATGTTTCGATCGAGAGGATCGAGAATGATTTAGCTGCGATTTTGTTCAACGAACCGTACAGAATGCCAACTCCACCACAAGCAATCAACCTTGATTCTGCTGTCTATGAAGCTTATGTGGGAGAGTATAGTGGAGCTTACGAATTTGCTCCAAAGTACAACTTAATCATCACGACCGAATCTAAGCGTATCTTTATGAACTTTACTGGAGAAGACCGCATGGAGATTTTTCCAGCGTCCTCGACTCAGTTTTTTCTCAAAGTGTTAGATCTCCAACTCACTTTTAAGGTGGATGAAACAGGCAAGGCATCAAATGTAATAATTCATCAGAATGGGCGAGATTCTGTGGCAACTAGAATGAATTAG
- a CDS encoding S-layer homology domain-containing protein, which translates to MSNAFRLKSGTALVLALGLGFGAFTPMITAAPVVAQTQTQTQFTDVSSGYWARQFITSLAERNIIAGFPDGTFRPDEPVTRAQFAAMVRQAFNQSAVRGATSFVDVPANYWAAAAISEANMMGFLSGYPGNVFRPNENIPRAQVLVSLSNGLNYTASNQNSVQVYRDAAQIPQYAVASLAAATERRMVVNYPDVQALRPNQTATRADVAAFIYQALASQNQVATVNSPYIVGQQQAATQSTVPAGTVITTNYEQSDKVVVLPDETAALTLNVTQAVTDSTGRVLIPVGSQVVGELRPSANGSQFVAQELVLPGGQRMAINATSQTVTTRETIRQGGTFGETLAGAVLGSGAAAAIARTTGDQRADALEVLAGTATGATLGRIFGRNQVDVIAINPARDLSLTVNAPLMLSGR; encoded by the coding sequence ATGTCTAATGCTTTTCGTCTAAAGTCTGGAACGGCTCTCGTACTGGCCTTAGGGTTGGGTTTCGGTGCCTTTACTCCGATGATTACAGCCGCACCGGTAGTTGCCCAAACCCAAACTCAAACTCAGTTTACCGATGTGTCTTCAGGGTACTGGGCACGTCAATTTATCACCAGTTTGGCGGAGCGAAACATCATTGCCGGTTTTCCAGACGGTACCTTTCGGCCCGACGAGCCGGTAACCCGCGCCCAGTTTGCCGCTATGGTTCGTCAGGCCTTTAACCAGTCTGCAGTGCGCGGGGCGACATCCTTTGTGGATGTACCGGCTAATTACTGGGCCGCCGCTGCCATTAGTGAGGCTAACATGATGGGATTTTTGTCGGGCTACCCCGGTAATGTATTCCGCCCCAATGAAAACATTCCTCGGGCGCAGGTGCTAGTTTCTCTATCTAACGGGCTGAACTACACCGCCAGCAACCAAAACAGTGTTCAAGTTTACCGCGACGCTGCCCAAATTCCTCAGTATGCGGTGGCTAGTTTAGCGGCGGCGACAGAACGGCGCATGGTGGTTAACTATCCTGATGTGCAGGCGTTGAGGCCCAACCAAACAGCGACCCGGGCCGATGTGGCGGCCTTCATCTACCAGGCTCTGGCTAGCCAAAATCAGGTGGCGACTGTCAACTCTCCCTACATTGTCGGGCAACAGCAGGCGGCGACTCAGTCCACTGTGCCTGCCGGTACTGTGATAACCACAAACTACGAACAGAGCGACAAAGTGGTTGTGCTCCCCGACGAGACTGCTGCTCTAACCCTCAACGTGACTCAAGCCGTCACCGATAGTACCGGACGAGTGCTAATTCCGGTGGGTAGTCAGGTGGTGGGAGAACTGCGCCCCAGCGCCAATGGCTCTCAGTTTGTGGCCCAGGAACTGGTCCTGCCAGGGGGGCAGCGGATGGCGATTAACGCTACCTCGCAAACCGTCACCACTAGAGAAACAATCCGCCAGGGTGGCACCTTTGGTGAGACGCTGGCGGGTGCGGTGCTGGGGTCCGGCGCGGCTGCCGCGATCGCCCGCACTACTGGCGACCAAAGGGCTGATGCTCTAGAGGTCTTGGCCGGAACTGCCACCGGGGCCACGCTGGGTCGAATCTTTGGGCGCAACCAGGTTGATGTAATTGCCATTAACCCCGCCCGCGATCTGAGCTTGACCGTCAATGCACCCCTGATGCTGTCAGGGCGATAG